A portion of the Streptomyces platensis genome contains these proteins:
- the casB gene encoding type I-E CRISPR-associated protein Cse2/CasB, producing the protein MSATPETGPSSTTEPTASTPVRRYWSQCVRNDGTWRIDPRNGAPIQAPGEDLAALRSGLGQPAGTVPALWPFYTSYTDGQVTPELEAEHAALSLYGLHQQSQSHPMHKRGVGLGAALRDLRHDGRFSTEAVDRRVAAAVNTTSVPTLVYRLRGLITQLRAVKVPLDYDQLLLDIKNWHYPESRRRVRRTWGLAYHSWNVRPVKPSPDHVS; encoded by the coding sequence GTGTCTGCCACACCCGAGACCGGCCCCAGCAGCACCACCGAACCCACAGCGTCCACGCCCGTCCGCCGCTACTGGAGCCAGTGCGTACGGAACGATGGCACCTGGCGCATCGATCCCAGGAACGGTGCCCCTATCCAGGCCCCCGGCGAAGACCTCGCCGCCCTGCGGTCCGGCCTGGGGCAGCCGGCTGGCACAGTCCCCGCGCTCTGGCCCTTCTACACCAGCTACACGGACGGACAGGTGACGCCGGAGCTGGAAGCCGAACACGCGGCCCTGTCGCTCTACGGCCTGCATCAGCAGAGCCAGTCCCACCCCATGCACAAGCGGGGTGTTGGGCTGGGGGCGGCCCTGCGCGATCTACGGCACGACGGCCGGTTCAGCACGGAGGCCGTGGACCGCCGGGTCGCAGCCGCAGTGAACACCACCTCTGTGCCTACCCTGGTATATCGGCTGCGGGGCCTGATCACCCAACTCCGGGCGGTCAAAGTGCCCTTGGACTACGACCAGCTGCTGCTAGACATCAAGAACTGGCACTACCCCGAGTCACGTCGACGGGTCCGCCGCACCTGGGGACTGGCGTATCACTCCTGGAATGTCCGCCCGGTCAAGCCGTCCCCTGACCACGTCTCCTAG
- the cas5e gene encoding type I-E CRISPR-associated protein Cas5/CasD has protein sequence MTSPPTATLAPQRTTTEAVLLLRLAGPLQSWGSRSAFNRRETNPEPTKSGVIGLLAAAAGLAREDPLDELTPLSMGVRVDQPGTLLRDYHTVSDFRGRPLLQAGVSAKGRQKPTSPAKYTHVTTRYYLQDAVFVAAVTGPRDLLCTLDQAVRAPSFPLALGRRSCPPTQPLALGLREGNLEHVLREEPWQASRRAREQYAAQCGREQELDRSLYPARIDRSVTLEDPEGDDVLHDSPVSFDPYARSFTSRRVRHGWLSIPTGFPQPDTADNAADEAAGHDPFALLGW, from the coding sequence ATGACCAGCCCTCCGACGGCAACCCTCGCCCCTCAACGGACGACAACCGAAGCCGTACTCCTGCTCCGCCTGGCCGGCCCCCTCCAATCGTGGGGCTCCCGCAGCGCCTTCAACCGACGCGAGACCAACCCGGAGCCCACCAAATCCGGTGTGATCGGCCTGCTCGCGGCGGCCGCCGGACTGGCTCGCGAGGACCCGCTCGACGAGCTGACGCCGCTCAGCATGGGCGTGCGCGTCGATCAGCCCGGAACGCTGCTGCGTGACTACCACACCGTCAGCGACTTCCGGGGCCGGCCACTGCTCCAGGCCGGAGTCTCGGCCAAGGGCCGTCAGAAACCCACCTCCCCGGCCAAGTACACCCATGTGACCACCCGCTACTACCTCCAGGACGCTGTGTTCGTCGCTGCTGTCACCGGCCCTCGTGACCTGTTGTGCACCCTGGACCAGGCCGTCCGGGCCCCCTCCTTCCCCCTCGCGCTCGGCCGCCGCTCCTGCCCTCCCACCCAGCCGCTCGCCCTCGGCCTGCGGGAAGGAAACCTGGAACACGTCTTGCGGGAGGAGCCCTGGCAGGCCTCCCGGCGTGCCCGTGAGCAGTACGCCGCCCAGTGCGGACGGGAGCAGGAGCTGGACCGGTCGCTGTATCCGGCGCGCATCGACCGTTCCGTCACCCTTGAGGACCCCGAAGGCGACGACGTCCTCCACGACTCCCCGGTCTCCTTCGATCCGTACGCCCGCAGCTTCACCAGCCGACGGGTACGGCATGGCTGGCTGAGTATCCCCACTGGGTTCCCCCAGCCCGACACCGCAGACAACGCCGCGGACGAAGCCGCAGGACACGACCCCTTCGCCCTTCTGGGCTGGTGA
- the cas7e gene encoding type I-E CRISPR-associated protein Cas7/Cse4/CasC encodes MVLTAPRAYIDVHILQTVPPANLNRDDQGNPKEAYYGGVRRSRVSSQAWKRATRLHFTERTPEQDLATRTRRISSALAGLVSADTDLPAEAAARLAGALLAPLKISAGKKEGDTAYLFFYGRRQLSAVAALVRDRAAELAALDDAELAAEIDRLPVQEKFSTGHPMDVALFGRMVADIPALKVDAATQVAHALSTHAVELEFDYFTAVDDETMKEQETGAGMIGTIGFNSATLYRYASVSLHQLLHNLTDEEAAVIAVEEFVTSFARSMPTGYGNSFGHRTLPSLVAVVVRADQPVNLVSAFEEPVGAHSGIAEESARRLAREYATATRVWGDTPAFTALCHTFDSSGKTAEQLRDTFAEPVAFPKLLTGLRTHLTDTVKRATR; translated from the coding sequence ATGGTGCTCACCGCCCCCCGTGCCTACATCGACGTCCACATCCTTCAGACCGTGCCCCCGGCCAACCTCAACCGCGATGATCAGGGCAACCCCAAAGAGGCGTACTACGGCGGTGTGCGACGGTCCCGGGTCTCGTCCCAGGCATGGAAGCGGGCCACCCGCCTCCACTTCACCGAGCGCACGCCCGAACAGGACCTGGCGACCCGCACCAGGCGCATCAGCAGTGCCCTCGCCGGCCTGGTCAGCGCCGACACCGACCTGCCTGCAGAGGCTGCGGCCCGGCTGGCGGGCGCCCTGCTCGCCCCCTTGAAGATCAGCGCTGGAAAGAAGGAGGGGGACACCGCCTACCTGTTCTTCTATGGGCGTCGGCAACTCAGCGCTGTGGCCGCTCTCGTCCGCGATCGTGCGGCCGAACTGGCCGCCCTGGACGACGCAGAGCTGGCAGCCGAGATCGACCGGCTGCCGGTGCAGGAGAAGTTCAGCACTGGACATCCGATGGATGTCGCCCTCTTCGGACGCATGGTGGCCGACATTCCCGCACTGAAGGTCGACGCCGCCACCCAGGTCGCCCACGCCCTGTCCACCCATGCCGTCGAGCTGGAATTCGACTACTTCACCGCCGTCGACGACGAGACCATGAAGGAGCAGGAAACCGGCGCCGGCATGATCGGCACCATCGGCTTCAACTCCGCCACCCTCTACCGCTACGCCTCCGTCAGCCTCCACCAGCTCCTGCACAACCTCACCGACGAGGAGGCAGCGGTCATCGCCGTCGAGGAGTTCGTCACCTCTTTCGCCCGTTCCATGCCCACCGGCTACGGCAACTCCTTCGGCCACCGCACCTTGCCCAGCTTGGTCGCGGTCGTCGTACGCGCAGACCAACCGGTCAACCTCGTTTCCGCCTTCGAGGAACCGGTAGGGGCCCACTCCGGAATCGCCGAGGAGTCCGCCCGCCGCCTGGCGCGCGAGTACGCCACCGCCACCAGGGTGTGGGGCGACACACCCGCCTTCACCGCCCTGTGCCACACCTTCGACTCCTCCGGGAAGACCGCGGAGCAGCTCAGGGACACCTTCGCCGAGCCCGTGGCGTTCCCGAAGCTGCTGACCGGCCTGCGCACCCACCTCACCGACACGGTCAAGCGAGCCACCCGATGA
- the cas6e gene encoding type I-E CRISPR-associated protein Cas6/Cse3/CasE has translation MTYLSRIRINPLRAESRRLLANPRAMRGAVMGGIPDAPQGDRVLWRLDADNPRRPHLFVLTSAKPDWTHIVEKAGWPDADGEHAAVRDYAPLLDQIAIGREFAFRLTASPVQNTAAPVSPTPAQAARLAAAADSDSKRVRGFRLGHSTATAQLNWFLTRTARWGFDVPTARTDDAAPGLADSRTAGDARSAEEGAGDVGPARDIRITASRRHSFVKNGKGPRVTFQSATFEGRLQVTDPAAFVTRLLEGIGPSKAYGCGLLTLAPLRSRTATP, from the coding sequence ATGACCTACCTCTCCCGCATCCGCATCAACCCCCTTCGCGCCGAAAGCCGTCGTCTGCTGGCCAACCCACGTGCCATGCGCGGTGCCGTCATGGGGGGAATCCCCGACGCCCCGCAGGGCGACCGCGTGCTGTGGCGACTGGACGCAGACAACCCCCGTCGCCCGCACCTGTTCGTGCTCACCTCCGCCAAGCCAGACTGGACCCATATCGTCGAAAAGGCCGGCTGGCCCGACGCCGACGGAGAACACGCCGCCGTCCGCGACTACGCCCCACTCCTCGACCAGATCGCCATCGGCCGGGAGTTCGCGTTCCGCTTGACCGCCAGCCCCGTACAGAACACCGCGGCGCCAGTGAGCCCCACACCCGCGCAGGCAGCCCGCCTCGCCGCTGCCGCGGACAGCGACAGCAAACGCGTACGCGGCTTCAGGCTGGGCCACAGCACCGCAACCGCGCAGCTGAACTGGTTCCTGACCCGTACCGCCCGATGGGGCTTCGACGTCCCCACAGCCCGTACCGACGACGCTGCCCCCGGCCTCGCCGACAGCCGGACCGCCGGTGACGCGCGCAGCGCAGAGGAGGGAGCCGGGGACGTCGGCCCGGCGCGCGACATCCGTATCACCGCAAGCCGTCGGCACTCCTTCGTCAAGAACGGGAAGGGACCCCGCGTCACCTTCCAGAGCGCCACTTTCGAAGGGCGCCTCCAGGTAACCGACCCCGCCGCCTTCGTCACGCGCCTGCTGGAGGGAATCGGCCCTTCGAAGGCAT